Proteins encoded by one window of Arcobacter sp. LA11:
- a CDS encoding DMT family transporter, producing the protein MIGKIVFMVRVKHLVFPFLFVLLYGSGFVGAKYGLPDSTPLSFLTLRFFIAGAILFLIAKILKESFPLLKDIFHISVAGSLTVATFSIGVFISIDMGLSPSLSAIIIALQPILVAILAKSFVNEQIILRQWLGLIAGLLGVLLVVFHNIDFSTAGLYSVLLSVVGLLGLTFGNLYQKKYCSDMSLFTGGSIQSLSSGFICLVLLLLFDTYKIVWTNEFVYALSFMSIGVSIGALSLLYIMIQRSEVSKVASLFYLVPVSAAITGYFIYDEVFDLLTGLGIFIVAIGVYLTNKK; encoded by the coding sequence ATGATAGGGAAAATAGTTTTTATGGTTAGAGTTAAACATCTGGTATTTCCTTTTTTATTTGTATTATTATATGGAAGTGGTTTTGTTGGTGCAAAATATGGATTACCAGATTCAACACCTTTAAGTTTTTTAACATTAAGATTTTTTATTGCTGGTGCAATACTTTTTTTAATAGCAAAAATATTGAAAGAGTCTTTTCCTTTATTAAAAGATATCTTTCATATTAGTGTTGCAGGTTCTTTGACTGTTGCAACGTTTTCTATAGGTGTTTTTATATCTATTGATATGGGTTTGTCTCCTTCTTTATCCGCAATTATTATTGCTCTGCAGCCTATTTTAGTGGCAATACTTGCAAAAAGTTTTGTAAATGAACAAATTATTTTAAGACAATGGTTAGGATTAATTGCAGGTTTACTTGGTGTATTATTAGTTGTATTTCATAATATAGATTTTAGTACTGCTGGCTTGTATTCTGTTCTTTTATCAGTAGTAGGTCTCTTAGGATTAACATTTGGTAATTTATATCAGAAAAAATATTGTTCAGATATGAGTTTATTTACTGGTGGTTCTATTCAATCTTTGAGTTCAGGATTTATATGTTTAGTACTTTTATTACTTTTTGATACTTATAAAATTGTTTGGACAAATGAATTTGTTTATGCTCTATCTTTTATGTCAATAGGAGTTTCTATTGGTGCATTAAGTTTATTATATATCATGATACAAAGATCAGAAGTTAGTAAAGTAGCAAGTCTATTTTATCTTGTCCCTGTATCTGCTGCTATTACTGGATATTTTATTTATGACGAAGTATTTGATTTATTGACTGGTTTAGGTATTTTTATTGTTGCTATTGGAGTATATTTAACAAATAAAAAATAA
- a CDS encoding TetR/AcrR family transcriptional regulator, which translates to MSKKRELLLDITFDEIYYNGYHATSIDNILKKANASKSSMYYFFKSKKELVLTVIKEKVLFYIERKYAPLLSIEENFIEEVMKVLRHRDDFDFNNGCKLNNLVQELSAQDKDFKNELEKIYLRFENIFEIVLNKAIEKKEISITDTKDLSIYIVSSIEGCISTAKKSQKKRLYENCISHLEKYLNTYKIN; encoded by the coding sequence ATGAGTAAAAAAAGAGAACTACTTTTAGATATAACTTTTGATGAAATATATTATAACGGATACCATGCAACATCAATTGATAATATATTAAAGAAAGCAAATGCAAGTAAAAGTTCTATGTATTATTTTTTTAAATCTAAAAAAGAGTTAGTTCTTACTGTTATAAAAGAAAAAGTATTATTTTACATAGAAAGAAAATATGCTCCTCTTTTATCTATAGAAGAAAATTTTATTGAAGAAGTGATGAAAGTGCTTAGACATAGAGATGATTTTGATTTTAACAATGGATGTAAGCTTAATAATTTAGTACAAGAACTATCAGCCCAAGATAAAGATTTTAAAAATGAATTAGAAAAAATTTATCTTAGATTTGAAAATATATTTGAAATAGTTTTAAATAAAGCAATAGAAAAAAAAGAGATCTCTATCACAGATACAAAAGATTTATCAATCTATATTGTATCTTCAATTGAAGGTTGTATCTCAACTGCAAAAAAATCTCAGAAAAAAAGACTTTATGAAAATTGTATATCTCATTTAGAAAAATATTTAAATAC